A genomic stretch from Silurus meridionalis isolate SWU-2019-XX chromosome 1, ASM1480568v1, whole genome shotgun sequence includes:
- the dock7 gene encoding dedicator of cytokinesis protein 7 isoform X15 has translation MAERRAFAQKISRTVAAEVRKQIAGQYGGSPQLLKNLHLGGNAASNSVPLTDAVEPVDFEEYLITHPPIIESGPLRDLIEFPPDDIEVTYTPRECRTLGQAVPDEGDNDAHVRDCIRSYTEDWAIVNRKYHKLGTGFNPNTLDKQKERQRGLPKQVFESDELPDPSSYQDDQDDLKRRSMSIDDTPRGSWACSIFDLKNSQPDSLLPHLLDRVPNEEIDRHNEEQRKAKRHRELFALHPALDEEEPIERHCVPDVPKEHFGQRLLVKCLSLKFEIEIEPIFASLALYDVKEKKKISENFFFDLNSEQTKSMLRPHIQTAAISTLARSAVFSITYPSQDVFLVIKLEKVLQQGDIGECAEPYMVFKESDAAKNKEKLEKLRTQSEQFCQRLGRYRMPFAWTAIHLMNIVNSAGSLERDTELEMGLPERKGSWSERRNSSIVGRRSLERTTSGDEYCNLTSFRPATLTVTNFFKQEGDRLSDEDLYKFLADMRRPSSVLRRLRPITAQLKIDISPAPENPHYCLTPELLQVKPYPDTRVRPTREILEFPAKDIYVPNTTYRNLLYVNPQSLNFANRQGSARNITVKVQFMNGEDPSNAMPVIFGKSSCGEFSKDAYTAVVYHNRSPDFHDEIKIKLPASLNDHHHILFTFYHVSCQQKQNTPLETPVGYTWIPMLQNGRLRTGHFCLPVSLEKPPQSYSVLSPDVPLPGMKWVDNHRGVFNVEVISMSTLHTQDQYLDKFFALVHALDEHMFPVRIGDMRIMENSLEAELKGSITALSSSQLEPVVRFLHLLLDKLVVLVVRPPVIAGQIVNLGQVSFEAMASIVNRLHKYLDTSQDMHGRNSLLSSYIYYVFRLPNMDPNSPSPGPGGLGGSVHYATMARSAIRPASLNLNRSRSLSNSNPDISGTPTSPDDEVRSIIGTKLFHEELALQWVVSSGSVREGALQQAWFFFELMVKSIIHHLYFTDRLESPRKNRFPERFMDDITALVSTIAGDIVSRFQKDLELVERLNTSLAFFLNDLLSVMDRGFVFSLIKTYWKQVSTKLYALQNPTLESLRLDFLRIVCSHEHYVTLNLPCSLLTPPASPSPSVSSATSQSSGFSTHVQDQKIANMFELSVPFREQHYLAGLVLTELAIILDPEAEGSVHWMFGLHKKVISVVHNLLSSHDSDPRYADPEVKARVAMLYLPFIGIVMETLPQLYDFTESHNQWGRLGLDEQETESNSMISQSVAMAIAGTSVPQTSRPSSFLLNPQATRQHGTFSPESSRSLLICLLWVLKNADELVLQKWFTDLSVSQLNRLLDMLYLCVSCFEYKAHFLFMQGKKAFERMNSLTFKKSKDMKAKLEEAILGSIGARQEMVRRSRGQLERSPSGSAFGSQENLRWRKDMTHWRQNSEKMDKGHKSVRFTESLPRSRRSQDALLDRTRAELEHEALIDGNLATEANLIILDTLEIIVQTVSVTESKESILGGVLKVLLHSMACNQSALYLQHCFATQRALVSKFPELLFEEETEQCADLCLRLLRNCSSSIGTIRSHASASLYLLMRQNFEIGNNFARVKMQVTMSLSSLVGTSQNFNEEFLRRSLKTILTYAEEDLELRETTFPDQVQDLVFNLHMILSDTVKMKEHQEDPEMLIDLMYRIAKGYQTSPDLRLTWLQNMAGKHSERNNHAEAAQCLVHSAALVAEYLSMLEDRKYLPVGCVTFQNISSNVLEESAVSDDVVSPDEEGICSGKYFTEAGLVGLLEQAAASFSMAGMYEAVNEVYKVLIPIHEANRDAKKLATIHGKLQEAFGKIVHQSTGWERMFGTYFRVGFYGSKFGDLDEQEFVYKEPAITKLAEISHRLEGFYGERFGEDQVEVIKDSNPVDKCKLDPNKAFVQITYVEPYFDTYEMKDRITYFDKNYNLRRFVYCTPFTLDGRAHGDLHEQYKRKTILTTSNAFPYIKTRINIIHKEEIISMPIEVAIEDMQKKTQELAFATHQDPADAKMLQMVLQGSVGTTVNQGPLEVAQVFLSEIPSDPKLYRHHNKLRLCFKDFTKRCEDALRKNKSLIGPDQKEYQRELERNYHRLKEALQPLINRKIPQLYKPVLQVNSHRDSFSRMSLRKLDL, from the exons GTATCATAAGCTGGGCACCGGCTTTAACCCCAACACGCTGGACAAGCAGAAGGAGAGGCAGAGAGGTTTACCCAAGCAAGTGTTTGAGTCAGATGAGCTTCCTGACCCCAGCAGCTATCAGGACGATCAG gaTGACCTAAAGCGCAGGTCCATGTCCATAGATGACACTCCTCGCGGTAGCTGGGCTTGCAGTATATTCGATCTGAAGAACTCCCAGCCTGACTCTTTACTCCCACACTTGCTGGACAGAGTGCCAAACGAGGAGATCGACCGGCACAACGAGGAGCAACGCAAAGCCAAACGACACCGAGAGCTCTTTGCCCTGCACCCGGCACTCGACGAG gagGAGCCGATCGAGCGTCACTGTGTTCCTGATGTTCCCAAAGAGCACTTTGGCCAGAGACTTCTTGTGAAATGCTTGTCCCTAAA GTTTGAGATCGAGATCGAGCCAATATTTGCAAGTTTGGCTTTATATGATgtcaaggaaaagaaaaag ATATCAGAAAACTTTTTCTTTGACCTGAACTCAGAGCAGACCAAATCCATGCTGCGTCCACATATCCAGACAGCTGCTATCTCCACCTTGGCCCGCTCCGCCGTCTTCTCCATCACCTACCCCTCTCAAGACGTCTTCCTGGTTATAAAG cttgaAAAAGTTCTTCAGCAGGGGGACATCGGAGAATGTGCCGAGCCTTACATGGTCTTTAAGGAGTCAGATGCTGCAAAA aataaagaaaaactgGAGAAGCTGCGTACTCAGTCGGAGCAGTTCTGCCAGAGGCTCGGTCGCTACAGGATGCCCTTCGCTTGGACCGCCATCCATCTAATGAATATAGTCAACAGTGCAGGCAGTCTGGAGAGGGACACTGAGCTGGAAATGGGTCTCCCAG AGCGTAAGGGTTCCTGGTCTGAGCGGAGGAACTCCAGCATTGTGGGTCGGCGCTCTTTAGAGAGGACCACCAGCGGGGACGAGTACTGCAATCTGACCAGTTTCAGACCTGCTACACTGACTGTCACCAACTTCTTCAAACAG gaaggaGATCGGTTAAGTGATGAGGATCTGTACAAGTTCTTGGCCGACATGAGGCGGCCCTCTTCAGTGTTACGCAGACTCAGACCTATTACAG ctcaGCTAAAGATTGACATCTCTCCTGCTCCCGAGAACCCCCACTACTGTCTGACTCCAGAGCTACTTCAGGTCAAGCCTTATCCAGACACCAGAGTACGGCCCACCCGGGAGATTTTGGAGTTCCCAGCCAAGGACATCTATGTGCCCAACACCACGTACAG GAACCTGCTGTATGTCAACCCACAGAGTCTGAATTTTGCCAACCGCCAGGGCTCTGCTCGCAACATCACAGTGAAGGTGCAGTTTATGAACGGGGAGGACCCCAGCAATGCCATGCCT GTGATCTTTGGTAAATCCAGCTGTGGAGAGTTTTCCAAAGATGCATACACTGCGGTGGTCTATCACAACCG CTCTCCAGATTTTCATGATGAGATCAAAATTAAGCTGCCTGCCTCCCTGAACGACCACCATCACATCCTGTTCACCTTCTACCATGTCAGCTGCCAACAGAAGCAAAATACCCCTCTGGAGACACCAGTTGGATACACg TGGATCCCTATGCTTCAGAATGGACGTCTTAGAACAGGCCACTTCTGCCTGCCTGTGTCTCTGGAAAAACCACCTCAATCTTATTCTGTTTTGTCTCCTGAT GTTCCTTTACCTGGAATGAAATGGGTTGATAATCACAGAGGAGTGTTTAATGTTGAGGTCATATCCATGTCCACTCTCCACACACAG GACCAGTATCTGGATAAGTTCTTTGCACTTGTGCACGCTCTGGATGAGCACATGTTCCCAGTAAGGATTGGAGATATGCGGATTATGGAGAACAGCCTGGAAGCAGAGCTGAAGGGCAGCATAACAGCTCTGAGCTCCTCTCAGCTAGAACCAGTGGTGCGTTTCCTCCACCTGCTGCTTGACAAgctggtggtgctggtggtgcgGCCGCCCGTCATCGCTGGACAGATTG TAAATCTTGGCCAGGTGTCTTTTGAGGCAATGGCGTCCATTGTAAACCGTTTGCATAAATATTTGGACACCAGCCAGGACATGCACGGCCGGAACAGCCTTCTCTCTTCCTACATTTACTACGTCTTCCGTCTGCCCAACATGGACCCTAACTCTCCTTCCCCCG GTCCTGGAGGTCTGGGGGGCTCGGTGCATTACGCCACTATGGCTCGCTCTGCCATCAGACCAGCCAGCCTCAACCTGAACCGCTCCCGTAGCCTTAGCAACAGTAACCCTGACATTTCCGGCACTCCAACATCACCGGACGATGAAGTTCGTTCTATTATTGGCACTAAG CTCTTCCATGAGGAACTGGCACTGCAGTGGGTGGTGAGCAGTGGCAGTGTTAGAGAAGGAGCTCTTCAACAGGCCTGGTTCTTCTTTGAGCTCATG GTCAAGAGTATTATCCACCACTTGTATTTCACTGACCGTCTGGAGTCTCCCAGGAAGAACCGCTTTCCTGAGCGCTTCATGGATGACATCACGGCTCTGGTCAGCACCATTGCAGGGGACATCGTCTCGCGCTTCCAAAAG GATCTGGAGTTGGTGGAGAGGCTAAACACAAGCCTGGCCTTCTTCCTTAATGACCTGCTGTCTGTCATGGACAGGGGCTTTGTCTTCAGTCTCATTAAGACCTACTGGAAACAG GTGTCCACGAAGCTGTATGCTCTACAGAACCCCACCCTGGAGTCTCTGAGGCTCGACTTCCTCAGGATCGTGTGTAGCCATGAACACTACGTCACGCTGAACCTGCCCTGCAGTCTGCTCACTCCTCCAGCCTCGCCCTCTCCCTCAGTCTCGTCTGCCACATCACAG AGCTCTGGTTTCTCCACTCATGTACAAGACCAGAAGATTGCAAACATGTTTGAATTGTCGGTACCTTTTAGAGAGCAACACTACCTGGCTGGTTTGGTTTTAACAGAACTTGCCATTATTTTGGACCCGGAGGCTGAAGGGTCAGTACACTG gaTGTTTGGCCTGCATAAGAAAGTGATCAGTGTGGTCCATAACCTACTGTCCAGTCATGACTCGGACCCACGCTATGCTGACCCTGAGGTTAAAGCGAGGGTCGCCATGCTCTACCTACCTTTTATTGGCATTGTCATGGAGACCCTGCCCCAACTCTATGACTTTACAG AGTCTCATAACCAGTGGGGTCGTCTTGGGCTAGACGAACAGGAAACTGAGAGCAATAGCATGATCAGTCAGAGCGTAGCAATGGCAATAGCAGGGACCTCTGTGCCTCAGACGTCACGTCCCAGCAGCTTCCTGCTTAATCCACAA GCTACCCGTCAGCACGGTACCTTTTCCCCCGAGTCCAGTCGTAGTCTGCTCATCTGTCTGCTGTGGGTGCTGAAAAACGCAGACGAGCTGGTGCTGCAGAAATGGTTCACTGACCTGTCTGTGTCTCAGCTCAATCGCCTGCTGGACATGCTCTACCTCTGCGTCTCCTGTTTTGAGTACAAG GCccattttttattcatgcaGGGTAAGAAGGCTTTTGAGCGCATGAACAGTCTGACCTTTAAGAAGTCTAAAGACATGAAGGCTAAGCTGGAGGAGGCCATCTTGGGCAGTATTGGAGCCAGGCAGGAGATGGTGCGACGCAGTCGAGGACAGTTAG AACGGAGTCCATCAGGCAGTGCTTTTGGCAGCCAAGAGAACCTGCGCTGGAGAAAAGACATGACGCACTGGCGCCAAAACAGTGAAAAAATGGACAA GGGCCACAAATCAGTCAG GTTTACGGAAAGCCTTCCGCGCAGTAGGAGGAGCCAGGATGCCTTGTTGGATAG AACCAGGGCAGAGTTAGAACATGAGGCATTAATAGACGGCAATCTGGCAACCGAGGCCAACCTGATCATTCTTGACACTCTGGAGATCATCGTGCAG ACCGTATCTGTGACCGAGTCGAAGGAGAGCATCCTTGGAGGCGTCCTCAAAGTCTTGCTTCACAGTATGGCATGCAACCAGAGCGCCCTCTATCTTCAGCACTGCTTTGCTACACAGAGAGCTCTCGTCTCTAAG TTCCCAGAGCTGCTGTTTGAGGAAGAGACGGAGCAGTGTGCTGACTTGTGTCTGCGTCTGCTGAGGAACTGCAGCAGTAGCATCGGTACCATTAGGTCACATGCCAGCGCTTCACTTTACCTGCTAATGAGGCAGAACTTTGAGATTGGAAAT AACTTTGCCAGAGTGAAAATGCAGGTAACCATGTCTCTGTCGTCTCTGGTTGGCACATCTCAAAACTTTAACGAGGAGTTCCTGAGACGCTCACTCAAAACCATCCTGACATACGCTGAGGAGGACCTGGAGCTTCGAGAGACCACGTTCCCTGATCAG gttcAAGACTTGGTGTTTAACCTGCATATGATTTTGTCAGACACAGTAAAGATGAAGGAACATCAAGAGGATCCCGAGATGCTTATTGATCTGATGTACAG AATTGCCAAGGGGTATCAGACATCCCCGGATTTAAGGCTGACCTGGCTCCAGAACATGGCAGGAAAGCACTCCGAGAGGAATAACCATGCAGAGGCGGCTCAGTGTCTGGTGCACAGTGCCGCCCTGGTGGCTGAATATCTCAGCATGCTGGAGGATCGCAAGTACCTACCTGTGGGCTGTGTCACCTTCCAG AATATCTCTTCCAATGTACTGGAGGAGTCTGCTGTATCTGATGATGTCGTGTCTCCCGATGAGGAGGGTATTTGCTCAGGGAAATATTTCACAGAGGCTGGGCTGGTGGGGCTTTTGGAGCAGGCTGCCGCATCCTTCTCTATG GCTGGCATGTACGAGGCTGTGAATGAAGTCTACAAGGTGCTCATCCCTATTCATGAAGCTAACAGGGATGCCAAGAAGCTGGCCACTATTCATGGTAAACTGCAAGAGGCCTTTGGCAAAATAGTGCACCAG AGCACTGGCTGGGAG CGCATGTTTGGTACTTATTTCCGAGTTGGATTTTATGGTTCGAAATTTGGCGACTTGGACGAGCAGGAGTTTGTGTACAAAGAGCCGGCTATCACCAAGCTGGCTGAAATCTCACACCGGCTTGAG GGTTTCTATGGGGAGAGATTTGGGGAGGATCAAGTTGAAGTCATTAAGGACTCGAATCCAGTGGACAAATGTAAACTTGATCCAAATAAG GCTTTCGTTCAGATCACGTACGTGGAGCCGTACTTCGACACGTACGAGATGAAGGACCGCATCACATATTTCGACAAGAACTACAACCTGCGGCGCTTTGTTTACTGCACGCCGTTCACACTAGACGGCCGCGCACACGGAGATCTGCACGAGCAGTACAAACGCAAAACCATACTTACCACCAGCAACGCCTTTCCCTACATCAAAACCCGCATCAACATCATTCACAAGGAGGAG ATTATCTCCATGCCCATTGAGGTGGCCATTGAGGACATGCAGAAGAAGACACAGGAACTGGCCTTTGCCACACACCAGGATCCAGCTGATGCCAAGATGTTACAGATGGTCCTGCAGGGGTCTGTGGGCACCACAGTCAACCAG GGTCCACTCGAGGTGGCTCAGGTCTTCCTGTCTGAAATTCCAAGTGATCCTAAACTCTACAGACACCACAACAAGCTCAGACTCTGCTTTAAAGACTTTACCAAAAG GTGCGAAGACGCCCTCCGCAAAAACAAGAGTTTGATAGGTCCTGACCAAAAGGAATATCAGCGGGAACTGGAGAGAAATTACCACAGGCTGAAGGAAGCTCTGCAGCCGCTTATTAACAGGAAGATCCCGCAGCTCTACAAGCCTGTACTCCAGGTTAACTCTCACAG AGATTCCTTTAGCAGAATGAGCCTCCGCAAGCTTGATTTGTGA